The sequence below is a genomic window from Parcubacteria group bacterium.
GAGGTTCCAATAAAATAAGAAATCCTTTCGTAAAATTTAGATGGGAATATTTTCATACCGACCCTATCATAAGCGTAAAAACCGGCGATGGGTTAAGGCATTTCGGAGGAATGTCGCATGGGCGCGAAGAAGACCTGCCTATTTGGGGAAATCATGAAAAATTAAAAAAAGAATTCTTTATTTAAATGGATACGCTAAATTTTATTTGCAATCGATATAAAATTGATTTAAACGAAACTTCGTCTCCAATTAAAATACCCGTGAGCCGGTGGCATGACATGGGTTGTTTATTCAACGATCTAGGATTTAGAAAAGGAGTTGAATTGGGGGTATATAGAGGGAACTTCACGAGTAGGATAGCTAAGAAAGCTCCCAATTTGGAGTTGATAGGCGTTGACGCTTGGACTGCTTACCCCGGTTACAATGATTATGACGCAAAGGACTTAGAAAATGAGGCCTATGTTGAAGCGATGGCAAGGACCAAAGGATATAAAAATGTAAAATTTATCAAAGGCTGGTCTCTCGATGTCGTTAAGCGGTTTGAGAACGAGTCGCTGGATTTTGTCTTTATTGACGCAAACCATAATTACGAATATGTGGTTGCCGATATCGCGTCTTGGAGCAAGAAAGTCCGCAAAGGAGGCCTGGTGTTGGGACATGATTATTTTAAAAATCGCAAGTATAATTTTGGAGTCGTAGAAGCCGTAAATGGCTGGTGTTCCGCTTATGACATAAAACCATTATTTACGTGGGCGGATAAATGTCCATCGTGGATGTATGTAAAAAGATAATATGAATCCGACTAAAATATCCATTATTATAGCGATTTATAATAGCCATGGAGCTGTGGCCAGGCAAGTGAAGCATTTCAAGGCGATGAATTTGCCGGATGATATTGAGTTTATTTTTATGGACGATGGCAGCAACCCGCCGCATAAAATTGAGGATT
It includes:
- a CDS encoding class I SAM-dependent methyltransferase; this encodes MDTLNFICNRYKIDLNETSSPIKIPVSRWHDMGCLFNDLGFRKGVELGVYRGNFTSRIAKKAPNLELIGVDAWTAYPGYNDYDAKDLENEAYVEAMARTKGYKNVKFIKGWSLDVVKRFENESLDFVFIDANHNYEYVVADIASWSKKVRKGGLVLGHDYFKNRKYNFGVVEAVNGWCSAYDIKPLFTWADKCPSWMYVKR